The following proteins come from a genomic window of Hypanus sabinus isolate sHypSab1 chromosome 9, sHypSab1.hap1, whole genome shotgun sequence:
- the LOC132399052 gene encoding immunoglobulin superfamily member 6-like isoform X2 — protein sequence MVPRERLPRLLVLLLQAMQLHTAGVAAEVCTVTVDQAPHIVHQLDNNLTISCNFTTHHCIGSPVVTWFSIHGSKSTNQCLDHCTFEEEKDKPHSDSSTQSWVANLSISRVSWKDSGVYYCGMAYPNISGQPRLMGNGTTLRIGGQERSILWLQSLMVGILSLYAICITVYLVQTLQLLKSVDLVRRNPSEVLDKAHTSRAVKALTNELNYKFRKGSDEPPSQPQLQSHSAAPDDSIYQNM from the exons ATGGTGCCCAGAGAGCGGCTCCCTCGTCTGCTCGTCTTGTTACTGCAGGCAATGCAACTCCACACAGCAG GTGTGGCCGCAGAGGTATGCACTGTAACAGTTGACCAGGCTCCTCACATTGTTCATCAGCTGGACAACAACCTGACCATCTCCTGTAATTTCACCACCCATCACTGCATTGGGTCTCCCGTGGTCACCTGGTTCAGTATCCACGGCAGCAAGTCCACAAACCAGTGCTTGGATCACTGCACGTTTGAGGAGGAAAAAGACAAGCCCCACTCGGACAGCTCAACCCAGAGCTGGGTCGCAAACCTGAGTATCTCGAGGGTCAGCTGGAAGGACAGCGGTGTTTACTACTGTGGTATGGCATACCCCAACATCTCTGGGCAGCCCAGGCTGATGGGAAATGGTACAACACTGAGGATTGGAG GTCAGGAGAGATCGATTCTGTGGCTCCAGTCACTAATGGTCGGCATCCTGTCCCTCTACGCCATCTGTATCACCGTTTACCTCGTG CAAACCCTCCAGTTGCTGAAGAGTGTCGATCTCGTGCGTAGAAACCCCAGCGAAGTT CTGGACAAGGCACACACGAGTCGTGCGGTAAAAGCCCTCACCAATGAGCTCAACTACAAGTTCCGCAAGGGGAGTGATGAACCCCCTTCT CAGCCACAGCTGCAGAGCCACAGTGCTGCCCCTGACGATTCCATCTATCAGAACATGTGA